A window of Chitinophaga sp. MM2321 contains these coding sequences:
- a CDS encoding SusC/RagA family TonB-linked outer membrane protein — MKSVFIMTLVCLFLFLSHTISAQSHIVTGRVNAAGNNDMLPGVTVQIKGGAQGTITGTDGAYRIQVPSGNTILVFSFVGYLSQEVPVNNRTAIDVLLQADSRNLDQVVVTAMGIRKEKRALGYAVQDVSGADITESRQPNVVNALQGKVAGVQISSTGGAPGQGSRIIIRGINSLDPTRNNQPLFVVDGITIDNDSYTTGGAETRGMSNRAADINPDDIESVSVLKGGAATALYGLRAASGAVIITTKSGKAGRLRVNFTTSAGFDRVGKTPDVQNKYSQGNNGEYDNQSFWPSWGPTVEDARKLDPTHPAELYDNYKQAYNTGSQFRNSLSMSGGTEKAVYAASLSQFNQNGIIPFSNYKNYSARVNGDLRFSEKIRMGVSLNYINSGGNHANFDRYGEQIIYWSPRWNLRDYIKPDGTQQTYGATDNPMYTLYSNRFEDNVNRLIGNVNITYSPFKWLDILYRAGTDFYTDARTHAAPGFKGIAGEVVSTDNGYGFVDEYSLNQRSLSSTLILNFKNNINSRLTSDLKLGHDLYDKKIKRVSTEGDTLDVPDLLIMQNAKKVVASQYLENYYLVGLFGDWTLSWDRWLYLTLSGRTDISSTLPENNRAFFYPSVSLAYVFTEHLKIPEHILSYGKLRASWARVGKDATPYNTGSGYIPLADGPIDNTVIGWTRADRLGDVSLKPEFTNTLEVGTELRFWNNRIGVDFAWYTSKSTDLLIPVKLSSATGYEDYYTNAGSIRNRGIELSLNGTLIKSKQFQWDMRINYSTNKNEVLSIGKGLQEVVVGDQFGYAGSTATMKYLPGYPVGAIFGTSYLRYYPAGQSDNGVDIDYSRPIQIAQSGSQAGFPMINSAQKYLGNSQPRWMGSISNSFSYGPLSFSFLIDTRQGVKKYNQLANFMAAFGESAFTANRFDQVTFPGVYADGTPNTQKVYLQQAEGPDGRNYGAGYYRNVYRGVTENFVENASWVRLRNVSFSYQLPPDLLSRTHLITAASITLTGNNLLLHTDYTGFDPESSSNYAGSNVDAFAGFTYPATRSFLASLNVTF; from the coding sequence ATGAAGTCTGTTTTCATTATGACCCTGGTGTGTCTGTTCCTGTTTCTTTCCCACACGATTTCCGCACAATCCCACATCGTCACCGGCCGCGTCAATGCTGCAGGCAATAACGATATGCTGCCCGGTGTAACCGTGCAGATAAAGGGGGGCGCACAAGGCACCATTACCGGCACCGACGGCGCCTACCGGATACAGGTACCCTCCGGTAATACCATCCTGGTATTTAGCTTTGTAGGCTATTTATCGCAGGAAGTACCGGTAAACAACCGTACCGCTATCGACGTACTGCTCCAGGCAGATTCCCGTAACCTTGATCAGGTTGTTGTAACGGCCATGGGTATCCGAAAAGAAAAACGCGCCCTGGGATACGCCGTGCAGGATGTTTCCGGCGCGGATATTACCGAGTCCAGGCAACCCAATGTGGTCAATGCTCTCCAGGGCAAAGTAGCCGGTGTGCAAATTTCCAGCACCGGCGGCGCTCCCGGTCAGGGCTCCCGTATCATCATCCGGGGCATCAACTCACTCGACCCCACCCGGAATAACCAGCCCCTGTTTGTGGTAGATGGTATCACCATCGACAATGATTCCTATACTACCGGCGGCGCTGAAACCAGGGGTATGAGCAACCGTGCGGCCGATATTAACCCCGATGATATCGAAAGCGTTTCTGTACTGAAAGGCGGCGCGGCCACCGCACTGTATGGCTTGCGTGCTGCCAGTGGCGCCGTTATCATCACCACTAAATCAGGCAAAGCCGGCCGGCTGCGGGTAAACTTTACCACCAGCGCAGGCTTCGACAGGGTAGGCAAAACACCCGATGTACAAAACAAATACAGCCAGGGCAACAACGGTGAATATGATAACCAGAGCTTCTGGCCCTCATGGGGACCCACCGTAGAAGATGCCCGCAAACTGGACCCCACTCATCCGGCGGAACTGTACGATAATTACAAACAAGCCTATAACACCGGTAGCCAGTTCCGTAATTCACTGAGTATGAGCGGTGGAACAGAAAAAGCCGTATATGCGGCCTCGTTATCCCAATTCAATCAGAATGGGATCATTCCTTTCAGCAACTATAAAAACTATTCCGCCCGCGTAAACGGAGATCTCAGGTTCAGCGAAAAAATCAGAATGGGTGTTTCCCTGAATTATATCAACTCCGGTGGTAACCACGCCAATTTTGACCGCTACGGCGAACAAATCATTTACTGGTCACCCCGCTGGAACCTGCGTGACTATATCAAACCGGATGGTACCCAGCAAACATACGGCGCCACCGATAACCCCATGTACACCTTGTACAGCAACCGCTTTGAAGATAATGTGAACCGCCTCATAGGAAATGTCAACATCACTTATTCCCCCTTTAAATGGCTGGATATACTCTACCGGGCCGGTACCGATTTCTACACGGATGCCCGCACCCATGCTGCACCGGGTTTCAAAGGGATAGCCGGAGAAGTGGTGAGTACGGACAACGGATATGGTTTTGTAGATGAGTATTCCCTCAATCAGCGGTCGCTCAGCTCCACCCTGATCCTCAACTTCAAAAATAATATTAACTCCAGGCTCACTTCTGATCTCAAACTGGGACATGATCTGTATGACAAGAAAATAAAACGTGTTTCAACAGAAGGAGATACACTGGATGTACCCGACCTGCTGATCATGCAGAATGCCAAGAAAGTGGTGGCCAGCCAGTACCTGGAAAACTATTACCTCGTGGGTCTTTTCGGCGACTGGACCCTGTCATGGGATCGCTGGTTGTATCTCACCCTTTCCGGCAGAACAGATATCAGTTCCACTTTACCGGAAAACAACCGTGCTTTCTTTTATCCTTCTGTCAGTCTTGCCTATGTATTTACCGAACATCTCAAAATTCCTGAACACATTTTATCATATGGCAAATTAAGAGCCTCCTGGGCAAGGGTCGGTAAAGATGCTACGCCCTATAATACTGGATCAGGCTACATTCCGCTGGCTGATGGCCCCATAGATAACACGGTGATAGGCTGGACCCGTGCCGACCGGCTGGGGGATGTCTCCCTGAAACCGGAGTTTACCAACACGCTTGAAGTGGGCACGGAATTGCGTTTCTGGAATAATCGTATAGGCGTTGACTTTGCCTGGTATACTTCCAAAAGTACCGACCTGCTGATACCCGTAAAACTTTCCAGCGCCACCGGTTATGAAGATTATTATACCAATGCCGGTTCTATCCGTAACAGGGGTATTGAGTTATCGTTGAATGGAACGCTGATAAAAAGCAAACAGTTCCAATGGGATATGCGCATTAATTATTCGACAAACAAGAATGAAGTGCTGAGTATTGGTAAAGGTTTACAGGAAGTGGTGGTAGGCGACCAGTTTGGATACGCCGGTTCTACCGCTACCATGAAGTATCTTCCAGGTTATCCGGTGGGGGCTATCTTCGGCACCAGCTACCTGCGTTATTATCCCGCAGGACAAAGTGATAATGGCGTAGATATAGATTACAGCCGCCCCATTCAGATTGCGCAGAGCGGAAGTCAGGCAGGTTTTCCGATGATCAATTCTGCCCAGAAGTATCTGGGCAATTCTCAGCCCAGATGGATGGGCAGTATCAGTAATAGCTTCAGTTATGGTCCCCTGAGTTTTTCTTTTTTGATAGATACCCGGCAGGGCGTGAAGAAATATAATCAACTGGCCAACTTTATGGCGGCCTTCGGAGAATCCGCGTTTACTGCCAACCGCTTTGATCAGGTTACCTTCCCCGGCGTGTATGCGGATGGCACTCCCAATACGCAGAAAGTATACCTGCAACAGGCAGAGGGGCCTGATGGCCGTAATTATGGCGCAGGCTACTACCGTAATGTGTACAGGGGCGTGACAGAAAACTTTGTTGAAAATGCTTCCTGGGTCCGGTTACGCAACGTCAGCTTTTCCTACCAGTTGCCACCGGATTTGTTGTCCCGTACGCACCTGATTACCGCTGCATCGATTACACTTACCGGTAATAATCTGCTGCTGCATACTGATTACACCGGCTTTGATCCGGAGTCCAGCTCTAATTATGCCGGTAGTAATGTGGACGCCTTCGCCGGATTCACGTATCCGGCTACACGTAGTTTCCTGGCTTCCCTTAACGTAACCTTCTAA
- a CDS encoding SusD/RagB family nutrient-binding outer membrane lipoprotein has translation MKSTHTILYIVKQESSYLKLCCLLILALCFAGCKKELDINNNPNQAEVPPLNGLLASATYNTSYNVYKVSNITSYFVQYLASPNANGASDTYEATDYSTTWQSLYDNMTDIHDLIEQATEAGATQHVGAAEVMMAINLEMLNDLWGTVPYTQAFNISILQPGYTPDDSVYLQCLALLDDGIAQLEKAGSLYELDPVKDLLHGGKVSAWIKTGYTVKARILNHLTKKTTYDATAVLAAIANAYTSNSDDAQLQRFQSLSPWNQAAVNNANNSLDGWLSTNFVDAMNGNTYGVFDPRLPMITDTTRFGDYRGTLNGAGRIGSGTDAEECYLSQVGFYSKGGAPLLVATNAECRFIEAEAAFRNGNKPLAYQAYLRGISANMDKIGVDTVLRNAYINNPVVGVGAGNITLALILKEKYAAQFLHPDTWNDARRYDYQYKDFHLPVNAQLTTFIRRVAFPDTEKSRNNGNVPSVTLTDNIWWDHD, from the coding sequence ATGAAAAGTACGCACACCATATTATATATAGTAAAACAGGAAAGCAGTTATTTAAAATTATGTTGTCTGCTGATACTGGCATTATGCTTCGCCGGTTGTAAAAAAGAACTGGACATCAATAACAATCCCAATCAGGCAGAGGTGCCACCACTCAATGGTCTGCTGGCGTCAGCTACTTATAATACCTCGTACAATGTATACAAGGTGAGTAATATCACTTCCTACTTTGTGCAGTACCTGGCTTCCCCTAACGCAAACGGGGCTTCAGATACTTATGAAGCTACCGACTACAGCACCACCTGGCAGTCGCTCTATGACAACATGACCGATATCCACGACCTCATAGAACAGGCCACTGAAGCAGGTGCTACGCAACATGTAGGCGCCGCGGAAGTGATGATGGCCATCAACCTGGAAATGCTGAACGACCTGTGGGGCACGGTGCCCTATACCCAGGCATTCAACATCAGTATCCTGCAACCTGGCTATACACCTGATGACAGCGTTTATCTTCAGTGCCTGGCGCTGCTGGATGATGGGATTGCCCAACTGGAAAAGGCGGGTTCCTTATATGAACTGGACCCCGTGAAAGACCTGCTGCATGGCGGCAAGGTAAGTGCCTGGATAAAAACAGGGTATACCGTAAAAGCCCGGATATTAAACCATCTTACCAAAAAAACGACCTACGATGCGACGGCTGTACTGGCAGCTATCGCCAACGCATATACGAGCAATAGTGATGACGCGCAGTTGCAACGTTTTCAGTCGCTCAGTCCCTGGAACCAGGCTGCGGTTAATAATGCCAATAACTCCCTGGACGGCTGGCTCAGTACCAATTTTGTAGATGCTATGAATGGAAATACGTATGGCGTATTTGATCCGCGTTTGCCGATGATTACAGATACTACCAGGTTCGGAGATTATCGGGGTACCCTCAATGGCGCGGGCCGGATAGGATCAGGTACGGATGCGGAGGAATGCTATCTCTCGCAAGTGGGCTTCTACTCAAAGGGAGGTGCCCCCTTGTTGGTGGCTACTAACGCCGAATGCCGCTTCATCGAGGCGGAAGCTGCTTTCCGCAATGGTAACAAACCACTTGCTTACCAGGCTTACCTCCGCGGTATCTCCGCCAATATGGACAAGATCGGTGTAGATACTGTGCTGCGAAATGCCTACATCAACAACCCGGTGGTGGGTGTAGGAGCCGGAAATATTACCCTGGCACTGATCCTGAAAGAAAAGTATGCTGCACAATTCCTGCATCCTGATACCTGGAACGATGCACGCCGCTATGACTACCAATACAAGGATTTCCACCTGCCGGTAAATGCACAGCTAACTACTTTTATCAGAAGAGTTGCTTTTCCCGATACAGAAAAAAGCCGCAACAACGGCAATGTACCGAGTGTAACCCTGACGGACAATATATGGTGGGACCATGATTAA
- a CDS encoding putative sulfate exporter family transporter, with translation MLQSKKLHEDWIAVIIAFLTIGLVLAGLKPALPKFGWTDAGSLWSQVTDTTNLLRVGTLFLWVLGSLLLARFLAGDYKPMALFTGLLTIVLISLIAQIITTNKGIKDLGIEVVLFSLILGLFISNVIGLPEWIKPALQTELYIKIGLVLLGTNIIFGDIMEAGMLGIIQSVVVVFTVWYFSFWLCKMLGLDDEFRMMISSAVSICGVSAAIATSGAIEGDNKKLSHVISLVMIVAIPMMLFMPYIAIWAGMSPAVAGAWLGGTIDTSGAVVAAGTLLGKEALKYATIVKFSQNVLLGLAAFAISLYWSYNNKKAGYEKPTLRTIWDRFPKFVLGFVVASLLFSFVLPSPLVEASKGSLKELQTYWFALAFTCIGLETKFTDIFKVENGKPALAFIIAQLFNIFFTLIVAYLVFRP, from the coding sequence ATGTTACAATCAAAAAAATTACATGAAGACTGGATTGCGGTGATCATCGCATTCCTTACCATTGGGCTGGTACTTGCCGGGTTAAAGCCGGCCCTGCCCAAATTCGGCTGGACAGATGCCGGCAGCTTATGGAGCCAGGTAACAGATACAACCAATCTCCTCCGCGTGGGAACCTTATTTTTATGGGTGCTCGGCAGCCTGCTGCTGGCGCGTTTCCTGGCGGGTGACTATAAACCGATGGCACTCTTCACCGGTCTGCTGACCATAGTGCTGATTTCTTTGATCGCGCAGATCATCACTACCAATAAAGGGATAAAAGACCTGGGTATCGAAGTGGTATTATTCAGCCTGATCCTGGGCTTGTTTATCAGTAACGTAATAGGGCTGCCGGAATGGATTAAACCGGCGTTGCAAACGGAGTTATACATAAAAATAGGGCTGGTATTACTTGGCACCAACATCATCTTTGGTGATATTATGGAAGCGGGTATGCTGGGTATTATCCAATCTGTAGTGGTGGTATTTACGGTATGGTATTTTTCCTTCTGGCTTTGTAAAATGCTGGGACTGGACGATGAGTTCCGGATGATGATTTCCAGTGCAGTATCCATCTGCGGAGTATCAGCGGCTATTGCCACTTCCGGCGCCATTGAGGGCGATAATAAAAAGCTGTCGCACGTTATTTCGCTGGTGATGATCGTAGCGATCCCCATGATGTTGTTCATGCCCTACATTGCCATATGGGCGGGCATGTCGCCGGCTGTAGCGGGCGCCTGGCTGGGCGGTACCATCGATACCTCCGGCGCAGTAGTAGCCGCTGGTACCCTGTTGGGCAAAGAAGCCCTGAAGTATGCCACTATCGTGAAGTTTTCGCAAAACGTGTTGCTGGGCCTGGCCGCATTCGCCATCTCCCTGTACTGGTCTTACAACAATAAGAAAGCAGGCTACGAAAAACCAACCCTCCGCACCATATGGGACCGCTTCCCTAAATTTGTATTGGGTTTCGTTGTTGCCTCTCTCCTGTTCTCTTTCGTACTACCATCTCCGTTAGTAGAAGCCTCCAAAGGATCATTAAAGGAACTGCAAACGTATTGGTTTGCACTCGCCTTCACCTGTATCGGGCTGGAAACGAAATTTACCGACATCTTTAAAGTAGAAAATGGTAAACCCGCACTGGCATTCATTATCGCGCAGCTGTTTAATATATTCTTTACACTGATAGTAGCATACCTGGTGTTCAGACCATGA
- a CDS encoding nucleoside recognition domain-containing protein, whose product MALNYVWLGFFLIAFVVAVFKSVFLQDTAIFGQIMNGMFTSAKSGAEISLGLIGIMTLWLGIMKVGEVAGMINRFSRLVNPFFSKLFPQVPKGHPAMGSMMMNFSATLLGLDNAATPMGLKAMKELQELNPEPEVASNPQIMFLVLNTAGVVLIPTSVIALRMAAGAANPADIFIPTLISTFIAFIIGMFTVSIYQKINLFKLPVLVFLGGFAAIVTGLYFWMSQMPAEKIGPTMANVGGAIIFAIVIVFLGAGMIKKINVYDAFIEGAKEGFQVSVRIIPYLVGILVAIGVFRTTGCMDYIINAIAALFSWMGLNTDFVPALPVALMKPLSGGGARGLMIEVMTQYGADSFQGKLASVIQGTTETTFYVLAVYFGSVNIKLTRYAVAAGLIADFFGLLSAILLGYLFFH is encoded by the coding sequence ATGGCATTAAACTATGTTTGGCTGGGCTTTTTCCTGATAGCGTTTGTGGTAGCAGTCTTTAAGTCGGTATTTTTACAGGATACGGCCATATTCGGTCAGATTATGAATGGTATGTTTACCAGTGCCAAAAGCGGTGCGGAGATCTCGCTGGGACTGATTGGCATCATGACGCTTTGGCTTGGGATTATGAAAGTAGGCGAAGTAGCGGGGATGATCAACCGTTTCTCCAGGCTGGTAAATCCATTCTTCTCCAAATTGTTTCCACAGGTGCCCAAAGGCCATCCTGCCATGGGTTCTATGATGATGAATTTTTCGGCTACTTTATTGGGACTGGATAATGCCGCCACTCCCATGGGGCTTAAAGCCATGAAGGAATTGCAGGAGCTCAATCCTGAACCGGAAGTGGCCAGCAATCCGCAGATCATGTTCCTGGTGCTGAATACCGCCGGGGTGGTCCTGATCCCCACTTCTGTGATAGCCCTGAGAATGGCTGCGGGCGCCGCCAATCCGGCGGATATCTTCATCCCTACCCTTATATCTACTTTTATTGCATTTATAATTGGCATGTTTACCGTGTCCATTTATCAGAAGATCAACCTGTTTAAACTACCTGTGCTGGTGTTTCTGGGTGGCTTTGCGGCGATTGTAACCGGACTTTATTTCTGGATGAGCCAAATGCCGGCAGAAAAGATCGGCCCCACTATGGCGAACGTTGGTGGCGCGATCATTTTTGCGATTGTCATCGTCTTCCTGGGGGCAGGAATGATTAAAAAGATAAATGTATATGATGCTTTTATTGAAGGCGCCAAAGAAGGGTTCCAGGTATCTGTGCGTATCATCCCATACCTTGTAGGCATCCTGGTGGCCATTGGTGTGTTCCGAACCACAGGTTGTATGGATTATATTATCAATGCCATTGCCGCGTTATTTTCCTGGATGGGACTGAATACAGATTTCGTACCGGCGTTACCGGTAGCCCTGATGAAACCTTTGAGTGGCGGCGGCGCGCGCGGGCTGATGATAGAAGTGATGACCCAGTATGGAGCAGACTCCTTCCAGGGCAAACTGGCCAGCGTTATCCAGGGCACTACAGAAACAACGTTCTATGTACTGGCGGTATACTTCGGTTCCGTAAACATCAAGCTGACGCGATATGCAGTAGCTGCGGGATTGATTGCCGATTTCTTTGGCCTGCTGTCAGCCATTCTGTTAGGATATCTCTTTTTCCATTAA
- the ychF gene encoding redox-regulated ATPase YchF, whose amino-acid sequence MALQVGIVGLPNVGKSTLFNAVSNSAKAQASNYRFCTIEPNVGQVDVPDARMFKLEELVKPERVVPTTIEFVDIAGLVKGASKGEGLGNKFLANIREVDAIVHVIRCFEDENILREEGDINPVSDKEIIDTELQLKDLDSVERKVARTEKMAKTGGDPKAKIEFEILKRCQEHLQKGRNVRELGLSKEERVAIADLFLLSEKPVLYVANVDEASLHTGNKYSKALQESVNAENAQVVVMNNSIEAQISEMEDAADKELFLGEYGLTEPGLNRLIRSAYDLLELITYFTAGVQEVRAWTIHKGWKAPQAASVIHTDFEKGFIKAEVIAYEDYVKYGSEAACRDNGRLRIEGKEYVVADGDVMHFRFNV is encoded by the coding sequence ATGGCTTTGCAAGTTGGAATTGTAGGATTGCCGAATGTAGGGAAATCGACTTTGTTTAATGCGGTGAGCAACAGTGCTAAGGCGCAGGCTAGCAACTACCGCTTTTGTACTATAGAACCAAACGTAGGACAGGTGGACGTTCCAGACGCCCGTATGTTCAAACTGGAAGAGCTGGTAAAGCCTGAACGCGTAGTACCCACAACCATCGAATTTGTGGATATTGCCGGCCTGGTAAAAGGCGCCAGCAAAGGAGAGGGCCTGGGGAATAAATTCCTGGCCAACATCCGCGAGGTAGACGCGATCGTACACGTGATCCGTTGCTTCGAAGATGAAAACATCCTCCGCGAAGAAGGCGATATCAACCCGGTGTCAGATAAGGAAATTATCGACACGGAATTACAGTTGAAGGACCTGGACAGTGTGGAGCGCAAAGTTGCCCGCACTGAGAAAATGGCTAAAACCGGCGGCGATCCTAAAGCAAAAATTGAATTCGAAATACTGAAAAGATGCCAGGAACATCTGCAGAAAGGCCGCAACGTCCGTGAGCTGGGACTCAGCAAGGAAGAACGCGTAGCTATTGCCGACCTGTTCCTGCTCTCCGAAAAGCCCGTACTGTACGTGGCTAACGTGGATGAAGCATCTCTTCATACCGGCAATAAATACTCAAAGGCCTTGCAGGAATCCGTTAATGCAGAAAATGCACAGGTAGTGGTCATGAACAACAGTATTGAAGCGCAGATCTCCGAAATGGAAGATGCGGCCGACAAAGAACTGTTCCTTGGTGAATACGGCCTCACAGAACCCGGACTAAACCGCCTGATCCGCTCTGCCTACGATCTGCTGGAACTCATCACTTACTTCACCGCCGGTGTGCAGGAAGTACGTGCCTGGACCATCCACAAAGGCTGGAAAGCGCCACAGGCAGCAAGTGTGATCCATACCGATTTCGAGAAAGGATTTATTAAGGCAGAAGTAATTGCCTACGAAGATTACGTAAAGTACGGTTCCGAAGCAGCCTGCCGCGATAATGGCCGTCTGCGTATCGAAGGAAAAGAATACGTAGTGGCCGATGGTGATGTGATGCACTTCCGTTTCAACGTATAA